In Haliscomenobacter hydrossis DSM 1100, the DNA window GGGTTATGCCATTCTGGAAGTAAACGGTGCAGAGCTAAAACCCGTTGACATTGGCGTCGTTTATTTGCAAAAATTAGAAGACCACCCTCAAAAGTTGAAGCGGATTTTTGAACGCATCACCAGCATCATTTCTCAATACGGCCCACGCTACCTGGCCATTGAAGCACCTTTTTTTGGCAAAAACCCCCAATCCATGCTCAAACTGGGCAGGGCACAGGGTGTAGCCATGGCCGCTGCCATCACCAAAGGACTGGAAATCACCGAGTACTCACCAAAAAAAATCAAACAGTCCGTAACGGGCAATGGCAACGCCGCCAAAGAACAGGTAGCCGCCATGTTGCAAAACACCTTAAAAGTCAGTCTCGACGGGCAATACCTCGACGCTACCGATGCCTTGGCTGCCGCGGTTTGCCACTACTACCAGTCGCGTTCTCCACTCGGGGGTACGGGTAAAAAGTACAACGATTGGTCGGCGTTTTTGAAAAACAACCCCGAACGCAAAGGTTAAGTTATTCCCCTTCTTCCACTTTGAACTTTGCCAAAACTGGCCGCACCAATTTAGGCCGCTGCAATTCGTTTACGTAAATGGCCTGTCCCACTTTGCCTAAAAAGGGCAAACCAATTTCATCGTATTCATATTTTCCATCGTTGAATACCTCATCGTTGTTGACACGGATGGTGGCTGCAAGCATAAATTCAACGCCGTGCTCAAAGTCCACGATGTAAGCGGCATCGGTCAAGAAACCATAGGCCAAACCTACTTTGTTAAAAATGCGGATGTTGTTGGGAATGGTCATGGGCGCTTTTTTGTCCCCAAACAACAGGAACTTGACGTAGTTGTCCTCTTCCGCATGCTCAGGATAAGACGGATGCGTACTTTCCCGGGGATAAGCCGACATCCAGCGGTACAAAAATTTGTAATCGCTCTCCGTGAGGTCAAAGCGTTGTTCGGGCCGCACCGCTTCCGGGAACAAGACCGCTTTGAGCATATCGTGCAACTCCTCCAATCCCACATAGTTGCGGTTAAGAAAATCAAAAGGCTGGTTGATCATGGTACTATCGCCTTCAATGTACCCTTTGCCTTGCAATTGTTTGCGCAAATTTAGCCGCGGATAAGCCATACTGTTGACCTGACCTTGTTGGAAAATGGGCTTACGCAGGCTGTCAAAAAAGGAAATGGGATTGGTGTAACGATTGCTCTCCACATCAAAGCCAGGAACCGACAAGCGGTGAATAATCCGGGTGCGTTTGTAGCCTTTGTTCCACAATTGTTTGTTGAGGTACTCCTGGCCCAGAAACTCGTACAAACGATTGAACGCATCGTTGTCGCTGACCAAAAAGATCTTTTTAATGTACTGGGCAATCGAGGGCTGATCATTTTCGGCAGTCGTATCCACGGTAACCGAGGTTTGTGGAGGGCGCCCTGCCCCAGTGTGCATGGGGCTATATTTTGACAAGCCTTCTACTTTGATTTGATTGAGTTTTTCCAAGGCCAAAAAAGCGGCGGGCATCTTTACCGCACTGGCTGGATAGTAGTACAAGTTGGTATCCAGGTTGTAGGTATACGACCGGAAAGTGGGAAAATTATTGGCGTCCCGATCAATTTGGGTGTAAATGATCTGCACCTGGTAGCGATCCACATTGTTGAGGATGGTGTCCAGCGCGGGGCCTTGTTTCTCTAAAATCAGGCGCAAGGGATTTTTTTGCGCCGTCAGCCCGGACAATAAAGCCAGGCACAAAGAAAAAGCGAGTAGTATCGGTTTTTGCATGGTCAACTTTTTTCTGATTGACAGTAATTATCTAGTGATTCAAGTAAGCTTGAGATGTCGCCATCAGTATGTAGACTGCTCAATACAATTCGAGTAACCAGGGCATCCTGTGGCGTTGGATACGGAAAACTGGATATCAATATTTTCCGCTGCGATAAAAACGCAGCCAATCCAGAATTCGGGGTATAAAATACGGGATATTCTGGAAAAAAATGAAAATCAACCAACTCCGGTAAATTTTGTACAAATTGCTGAATGTTGCTTTGCAATTTTTGCCGACTTTCGGCATAAAAAGACTGCCCTTGTACCAATGCCAGCAAATAAGCCGGAGCAGGCGGCGAAGCCCCGCCAAAATACGGACTGACCCACAGCCGCTCTAACCACAGCTTCGGCCCCAAAATGACCCCTGCCGGAATGCCCAAGGCTTTGCCCAGAGAGCTGATCACCAGCAATTGTGCGCCCGGCGGCAGTGCCAAACTGCGGTAAATGCCACTCCCCTCTGCTCCGGTCAGGCCAAATCCATGCGAATCGTCGATGACGACAATCAGCTCTCGTTGTAAAGACAAGGTACTCAGCCAGGCGAAGTCGAAACGCCGCACGCGCAAGGGGTCGAGGGAATTGGCGGCAATGACCAGTGCTGGGCCGGGGGTTTGGGCGATGGTTTGTACCCTTTCTACCCAGCTTTCCCAGGTATTTACTTCCGGTGCAGCGTTGGCCCAAATGGCGGGATGGGCACCCGGAGCCGCCAAAACTTGGCCGTATTGGGACAATACCCGCATCAACAACTGCCCGGCGAGGGTACCTGAAGAAAGCAGCAGAGCTTTTTCGGCACCTGCGTAATCTGCCAGAAAATCTTCGGCTCCCGCAAAAATATTGAGTTGGATATTCGACAATCGCGAGCCGCCAAAATGCAAACCATACTGCTGCATTCCGGCTCGAACCAGATTTTGTAGCCCTTCGTTCCAGGCCGCACCCAAATACCCGGTGCCGCTGAAGTAGAGCCAGGGTTCGTTGTCAATTTGAACGGTACGACCGGGTAAGTGATTGAGTTGGTGCATGGTTTTTCAACAATTACAGTATCGAAATTTTCACGCCGGCATTCACCACAAAACCATCCATCGGTGCGTAAATTTCTTTGAATTGCGGATTGTTAATGAATCCGGTGTAAATTGCTCCGAACCGCGTTTGCCGCGTATCCAGAAAGTTTTCAAAATTGAGAAAAATCGACCAGTTTTCCCACATTTTTTCACCCATCAAACCACAAATCCAGTACGCGGGGCTGCGCGAGGCATCACCAAGGCCTTGTGGACTAAAGTAATAAGCTTCCAGGCCAAGACGCCAGCGTTCTTCCAGTTCGTACATCAACACGCTGTTGAGGCGGTGTTTGGGCGTGAGGGGCAGTTGAACGGACTCGCCGGTACTGCGCGAGCGGGCATCCGTGAAGGTATAGCCCAGGAAAAGTTTCCAGGGTTTGCGGTAGCTGAATTTGAGGTTGGTTTCCAGGCCACGGGTGACGTAGTCTCCGTCCAGGTTGGCAAAGGTATAGGTGGTGCCGGAGGTACGGGCTTGCAGCACCAGCGGGTTGTTGAGCTGGGTATAAAAAAACAGCTGGTTCCAGCTAAAGGATATTTCTTTGGAAAGGCCGGGAAGTTTAAAGCTACCCCGGTAATTGAGGTCAAAATTGATGCCGAAAGAACGTTCCAAATTCAGACTATCTGCCGAAGGTAAGGTGATGCCCTGAAAAGCCAGGGATTCGCTTTGTTCGGTAAACAAGGTGGGCGTTTTGTAGCCCAGACCAATGTTGATCCGCGCCGAAATAGCATCGGTCAACTTGTATAAAGCGGCAATCCGCGGCAACACTGCGGCACCGTAGCCTTGCACCAGGTCGGTACGCAAGCCGGTTTCGAGGGTGTATTGTTCATTCGGACTCCAGGTGTATTGTACAAAAGTGCCAAAGTTACGGATGTTCAAAATGCGTGGAGTACGTGGATTACTAAGGGTTTGCCGCGTCCCTTCTTCAAAATGATCACTTTGGTAATTGAGTCCGCCGATCAACTCCTGATTGGATTTGGGTCGAAAACGCCCGTGCAATTCCGAAAATGAAGCCAATTGTGCCCCTTCAAAACGGAATTGCCGCTGGTTGAGGATCCTGCTGAAGCGATTGATCGTATTGCGCAGGCTAAAATGCAGGCGCTTGTTGGGGGTATGGTCGATTTGGACTTGTGAGGCAAAGCGGGCGCTGATGTTGCGTTCAAAATAACCAAACCGGGAATTGCCCCGCACATAGTCGACATCGCCCCCCAGGCGGTTTTCTTTGCTGTAATTGAACCCGACCTGAATGGTGGTGTTTTCCTCAAAATAAAACCAAAAGCGGGGATTGATGCTCAGGCGATTGAAGCGGGGAATGGCCGTTAGTCCAATGTTCGCGGGGTCGTAGGCCGAACCCGAGTTCCGCGAAGCCAGGAGGGTAAAGCCCACATCGTCGTCGAGCATTTTGCTGTAAAAAGCACTGAGGTCAAGGCCTCCGGCGGAGGTGGTATTGGCCAAAAGCCGCAATTGGGGTTCCGCTTCGGGTTGGCGGGTGATGAAATTGACCAGTCCGGCAATGGCCCCGCCACCGTAAAGGGTGGACGCCGAGCCTTTGATGACTTCCACTTGTTTGAGGTCCAGGGGCAGGATTTGCAACAAACTCAAACCGCTGGACAATCCGGCATACATGGGCAAGCCATCGCGCAACAATTGGGTATAGCGCCCATCGAGGCCCTGGATACGGATGGAGGCATTGGCCGAAGAGGCGGAGGTCTGTTGGGTTTGGATGCCGGTACTTTCGTTGAGCAGCATGCGTACATCACCGGGTTTCATGTTGCTTTTTTCCTCCAGTTCTTCCCCCGTAATGGCTTCCACCCGGGTGGGAATATCGGCAATGCTGCGGCTACTGCGGGTGCTGCGGATGAGCACTTCTTCGAGTTCTTCTTCTTGTTCGCTCAGGGAAAAAACCACTTGGGCATCGGCGGTCAAAGGAAGGGTAACGTTGCGCTGAATGCTGCGATAGCCCAGGTAGCGGCATTGCAGGGTATGCTCTCCATCGGGCACTTCCCGCAGTATCAACAGCCCTGCCGAGTCGGTTTCTCCCCCGATGTTGTACCCCTGCACCAGGATGCTCGCCCCACTGAGCGGTTTTTGGGTAGCGGCATCGCGCACCTTGATGTTGAGGGTATTTTGAGCAAACAAATGCAATGCGGGGAGGGTCAACAGGACAAGTAAAAGTTTTCTCATTCAGCGGATGTTTAAATCATCCGGTAAAATTATGCAAAGATCATGCCTTAGTGCGAAGGTTTGGGTAAGTATTTCAAAAATAGGGAAACTGCATAGGTGAGAAAAGCAAGTGCAGGCTTCACAAAATTTCTAATGCCTATTCACAATCCTGATCAGCTGCCCATTCGTTTCATCCGTCAAAATGTACAATTTCCCCATTGGACTTTGTAGCACTTTACGGGCACGAACCCGGCTATCCAAAAATAGTTCTTCTACATTTTTAACGGTTTCATTTTCAACCGTAAAACGCCACAGACTGCCTTTGGAAAGACCCGTGACGAATAGATTGCCTTTCCAAGTTGGAAACTCATCGCCTGAATAAAAAGTCAAGCCTGTAGGTGCAACAGTGTGTTGCCAGAACCAAAGTGGGGCGGTATAGGTGCTGTCTTTTAATTTGGGAGGGGTGTAGCCTTCAAAACGGTATTTACCGGTGGTTTTGATGGGCCAGCCATAGTTTGCGCCTGCTTTTAAGACATTGATTTCATCACCTTGATGCGTACCATGTTCGCTAAACCAAATTTTGTGGGAGATAGGGTCGTGAGTCAGGCCCTGGGTTGCCCGAATACCTATGGCATACAATCCAGGTGTGGCACCAACACCAAAATCAGGGTTGTCGTTCGGAATACTTCCATCGGAATTGATGCGGTATATTTTTCCCCTTTTGTCCTGTACGTTTTGAGCAATGGGTAGGGCTGGTTCGTCTTTTTCCGTAAACAAACGCTCCCCAATACTGATGTACAATTTGCCATCTGGTCCAAAGGTCATCCCGCCGCCATAGTGGCAACATTCATTGGTGTATGGAGCCGCGAGCAGAAGTGTTTTGAGATTCGTCAGTACGTCATTTTCTAAAGTTGCTCGGACGACTTTGGTGGTTTTACCCGCTGTGGTCTCTGCAGTATAGGACAGGTAGAGGTATTTGTTTTGGGCAAACTGAGGGTCTAGCAATACCTCAAATTTGCCCGCATTATCGCCAAAACCGCCAAGCGTAGTTACGATATCGCTTGGATAACCCTTAATCGGGGTTTTTACTTTTGTTCTTAGGTTAACCTTCACTAGGTCGCCTTCTTTTTCCGAGATCAAGACCTCCTCTTCCGACAAAAAAGCCATGCTCCAGGGGCGGTTCAAGCCACTCAGCACCACTTCTTTTTCTGGCGCAGCGGTTCTAATTCGGTGTGGCGTGCGGGTAGAAATTTTATCAAAGATCAACCAGCCCTCGGTGGTCTTCATCAAATTGAAGTAATCGGTGAATTTATCCGTAGCCGTATGGATTTCTACCTTTGCCCCGGCAATCAGGTTGTCCGTAATGTCCACGTAAACGATATTGGTGCTGAGGCTTTTATCCCTTTCCCTTGGCCTAAAACGACTGACGTAATCCAACTTGGGCATGAGGATAAATTGCCCGCTTCGATAATTGTAATTTTTCAACTGGCAAGAGTGGTGCATGGCTTTGCTCAGCTTGGCGGTATCGCCCGTAGCCCAACCGTCGAAATACAATTGAATGGTGGTTTCAATTTGCTGCCGGTCGGTTTGGGCAAAAGAGGTGTAGCAAGTTAGGCTCAGTGCCAACAGTACAAGTCTATTTTTCATTTTTAAAATTTAAAAATTCACAATACACAAATGTCCAAAAGGAGCAGGGGGAAATTGTCCAAATAAGGGTTTACAGGAGTTCGGATTTATAAATATGGAGTAAAAACCTATATTTTAACAATGTGCTGTCTGTATTTAGCCGGTGTCAAGCCTTTGATCTTTTTAAATGTGCTGAAAAAAGTAGATTTTGAATTAAAGCCCACTTCATCGCCAATGCCTTCAATGGAGAGTAGCGTATCGGTTTTCAATAATTTACAAGCTTCAACGATGCGGTATTCATTGATAAACTGGGTAAAATTTTTGCCCAAACTTTCATTTAAAAACTGCGACAATTGGTGAGGCGAAAGGCGCAATTCCTGGGCAAGGTCTTGCAGTTTTAGATTGGGGTTTCTAAAAACCTGTTTTTCTTTCATGAGTTGTTCCAGCTTGTTCTGCCAAAGTATAGCTTCTTCATCACTTAGCTTTTTACTGTTGATACGGGATGTACTTGGAAATAAATCGTCATTCTTTTTTCGGTTCAAAAGAATAAAAATGCTGACATACAAAGCAAAGGAAAATGTAATGGCCGCACTGATGTACGGCAGTCCGCCCCAAAAGGCCCAAAGAAACGCCGCAAAAATCAATACATTGATGAGGTAGATGGAAGCCATCCAAAGATCATACGGTATAGCTTCCGCTCGCTGGAAAAACACCTTCTTCAACACATCTTTCATTAAAATGCCAGACGCAACTAAATAAATTGCCCACTCCGTATAGATGATCGGCACATAAACCCGGTTCCATACCCAAGGGTATTGTTGATATGGCAAAATGATGCCTCCTAGGGCAATGAGCGAAAAAAGAACCAGAAGATGGATACCCCAATCACAGGGCAAAGATTTAATTGAATTTAACCCCGATTTTAAGAAAAAGTAAAGTGTAGGTCCAATGAAAAAACAGGCGGATAGCCCAATTTGCAAATAGATTTTGGGCAAATCATGGTCGAAATAGAACAAAACGGATTTGCCAACCCTCAAACTCAAGGCCAAAAGCAGTGCTCCCAGAAAATAATGAGATACCGTTCTTCTTTTGGCAAAAAAGAAAAAATAGCTACTCAACAACAATCCATTAAATGCGCCCAGTGCACTGAAAAAGAAGAATATACTTTTGCTTAACTCCATACTATTCTAGATTGCTCAACAAGTCAAAGGTAGTCGATATAAACTTTTCCGCAGCACTCGATTTGTCTCTTATTGATACCTTGGGAGTACCAAAACGCTGATGGGCAGTCTTTTCCTTGCTGGTTTTGTCGGCTCTTGCTGCCGTTTTTTAATGTATACCCCACGCGGGATGATCAGGTGATTTTTGTCTCTTTCTTTTTTCGCCCTGCCGTGTTGCAAATGCTCGCCGTAGCTTTGGCTACGTCTGCGCTTTGCGCCTTGAAGGTCAAAAAAATAAATTCGCCAAAATTTCACCTGCCCATCCCGCCTGGGGTATAAAAAACAGCGCTTGAAATAATGTGAATTAATGGTTATTTTTACGGAAATATCTTCAGATGGTTACCTATCAAGTTCAGATTCCTGAGTCAAATCAGGCAGCGTTTATGGACATCATTAAATCGCTCCAAAGCTTGGGCGTAATATCTTCTTTTTCTATTTCCGAATCGTTGGCACATCCAGGAGAGCCCGTAGCAATCAATAGCCTTTTAGAGATGCTTCAATCAGCCGAGAAACAGGCTGAGGATGGAACAGTGGTACCCGCAGATCAAGTGATTGAATTCATGAAATCATGGCGGGAAAGAAAGTAGAGTGGACGGCCAATGCATTGGCAATGGTAAGCGATATTTACGATTATTTAGAAGATCAGGCTGGGGATGATGTTGCCTCCGATTACATCGATACTTTACTCGAATATGGCAATAGTTTGGATGAAAAATCTGAACATTTCTCGTTTTGTAGACATCCAAAACTTCAGGAGAAGGGTTATAGATGTGCTCAATTCCGCAAAACCTATGTTGTCATTTATAAAGAGAATGCACTGAAAGTAAGCATCTTGGCCGTTATTCATGTCAAACGTAGTCCAGAGATTTTTGGGGACATATGAATGCTTCTATTCAAACAAATCAAAGTGATTTTCCTTAATGATTTTTGAGATATGCATTGCGTTACTTTTATTGTTGATTAGATTCAAGCTATACATTCGGTAGATGATACTTGTCTTTGTAGTTTTAAATTGCAAGGCAAGCGCATTAACGATTTTATGAAAATCGTCTTGGGAGTACTTATTGTCATCCACATAAAGAGGTTCATAGCTTCGCCTACCGAAATGGCTGAATACACTTTTGCAAAACAGTTCAAATATTCCAGATGGCATCAATAATGATGAGGCAAATCGATTTGCCTGCCATTCTATCCATTGTCTTTGATTGGTAAAATTAGCTTTTCCAAGCCAAAAACTAAACTTATGGTCTTCAAATGTTTCATATGAGTTTTGCGATATAGCCAACTTATTATGAAGGCAAATGTGTCCAAATTCATGACCTAAAATAAAACTAAATCTACTGTCTCCTTTTAAGCTGCCATCCATAACGAGTGTCTTTTGTCCAAAATCGACAGATGCCACTATATGTCTTCCTTCTAAATCTTTACGGGCTTCACTAGAGAATATTATCTCATACTTAAGGGTTTCGCTAATAAAGTGCATAATTTTATCCAAATCTAATGGCTCAACACCTGTAAGAAACCCTGGTTGGATTTGTTCTAATATTTCAATTGTGATTTCGTCAATTTCATCACCGGATAATTTCGGTAGCTCCAAACTGCTTATTTGTTTCGTATTTTGTAAATACTCAATAAAGCCAAATAAGATTATTTTTTCTATTTGGTTTTGAATGCCTTGCGTGATTATTATTATTCCAAAAGGGTCATCAAGGTCGATTTTATAACCTGAAATTTGTCTTTCACGATTAGAGTTTGATTTATGTAGGATTATATTGAATGTTAAATTAGAATTAACTTCAACTAACGAAATTCCCTTCGATCGGGCATATTTATAGGCACCACTACTAAAGCCTTTATTAGTGATGAACATACCTTTAACATTTAGGCCACTAACCTGACTTACTTTTGAATGAAATTCTTCTAAATCATCTATAGGAACATTTTTGGCATAATTTTTACACTCAATTAGATAGAGCACAAAGTACTTATCTGAATGGGGTAGCTTTACTTCAATAGAAATGTCAAACACTATCTCATCATCTCGATCCCTAGAAAAATAACCTTTTTGCTGGAAAACAGTGGACTGGGAAGGAATAATTCCGAGTTCGAAATTCTCTAGTTTTTGCTTGATTATTGCATAAGCTAAATTTTCAAAATAATCCCCCTTTTGTTTTGTTGTTAAGTCACCCATTATTCAATTTTTGAGTGTATTATGCACCCGAAGAATCAAATATACCTCTTCCTGCCCGTAATTACAATTCTCTTACGTGTCAAATTGATAAACCATTGGCTTATTCTTGATCACATTGTAAGCTTTATTTGGGATAAGTGCATGTATTGCCTCCTCAATGAGCAGAAAGCACGAAATCATGTCCTGGGCCAACTTCTTTATCAAAACATGGCCGCTTCATAATCAGGGCTACACCCCACAAAAAATCACCCCCACAACTGATTTTAATTTTTTCAACAAAGCCCCCAATACCAACAACTTGAGGCATCAAACTCATCAACACCATGAAAGCACAAATTCAACGCCACGCCTCCAACAACCCCGTTTATGGGATGGGCTTTATTGGAGCCCTTGTGTATTACCTTTCCCATGCTACAAGTTTTTGGATGGGTGTGTTAGGGTTTTTAAAGGCCATTTTTTGGCCTGGTTTTTTGGTCTACGAAGCCCTTAAAGCCTTGGGAATGTAAAATGTTTTTTAGACAGCATTCAGTAATGGAAACGAGTTCGATGTATAATTGGCTTCTTGAAGGCGACGTCGCCATCCAATTTCAGGTACAACGCGACCTGTGCGGCGAGTTGAATCTCGACCTCCAGCGTCGCATCAAAACCGAGGGCTGGGGCAGGGCGTTTTTGGAAAAAAGAAACCCAAATGGGGGCTGGGGACAGGACTATTATCAACCCAAGTGGATTTCAACTCATTATACCTTGCTCGATCTGAAGAACCTGCAAATCGAGCCCGAGGTGCCGGAAATCCGTCAAACCATCGAACGGGTACTTCGGACCGAAAAAGGTCCAGACGGCGGAATTCTGCCCATCGGCTCCACCCGCCGGAGCGATGTATGTGTGAACGGGATGTTCCTCAATTTTGCCTGCTACTTTGGCGCAGCGGAACCCGATTTGCAATCAATAGTGGATTTTTTATTGGAACAAAGGGTTGCCGACGGCGGTTTCAATTGCCGGTCGAACCGCCAGGGTTGTGTACATAGTTCACTACATTCGACTATCTCGGTGCTGGAAGGCATTTTGGAATATCAACAGAACGGCTATACCTACCGCCTGCCGGAATTGCTCGCCGCGGCCGCTACTTCGCAGGAATTCATCTTACTGCATCGGCTGTTTAAATCGGATAAAACCGGGGCTGTTATTGACCACAAAATGACCATGCTTTCTTGGCCAAGCCGCTGGAAATACGACATTTTGCGCGCCCTGGACTATTTCCAAAAGGCAAATTTACCCTACGACCCCAAAATGGAGGATGCCCTGCAACAGTTGCGCTCCAAACGCAAAGCGGATGGCAAGTGGCCGTTGCAAGCTAGACACCCCGGGCAAGTGCATTTCGAGATGGAAAAACCCGGGCAGCCGAGCCGTTGGAATACGCTGCGGGCTTTGCGGGTGCTAAGGGCATACAAGTACTGACATTGGGTTATCGGTGTCCAGTTTATCGTTGTTTTGTCTCACAAAAATTGATTTCAATCATGGAAAAACTCGATCTGACTAAACTCCACAAAAAATATTACACCGCCAAAACCACCCCGGAAATCGTGGACATCGAAACCGTGCGCTACATCTCTATTTTGGGCAAGGGCGACCCTTCCAGCGAGGCTTTTTCGGCTGATATTCAGTTGCTGTATCCAGTGGCTTATGCCATCAAGTTCACCTGCAAGGAGGCGGGCAAAGACTTCACCGTATCGAAATTGGAGGGGCAATGGTGGTACGACGAACAAAAATTTGGCAAGCCGACCATGTCCGAAGCCCCACTAAAAGTGCCCCGCAGCGAGTGGGAATACCGTCTGCTCATCCGGTTACCGGATTTTGTGGATGAAAAAATGGTCAATTCAGCGGTCGCTTCGGTCACTTCAAAAAAGAATATACCCGATGCGGCACGGGTGCATTTTTTTGAAATGACGGAGGGAAAATGTGTACAAATGTTGCACATAGGCGCCTTTGCCGAGGAACCTGCTTCACTGCAAAAAATGCTCGATTTCATGCAAGCGCAGGGCATGTCCCAAAATGGCCTGCACCACGAAATTTACCTTTCTGATTTTCGGAAAACTGCAGCGGAGAATTTGAAAACTATTTTGCGGGAGCCTTTCAAAACAACGTAAAATGTTTCTTAATAGCTCGTTGCATTTTTATTGCGCACGTTAAAGACGTGCATATAATAGTACAAGTTTGAAAAAATATATGTATCAGCGTTGCCACTGGAGGGAAAGACTCGCACCAGCGGGAAATGATGCCGAATGGAGGGAAAAGTGGGGTAACTTGCCCTAAAAAGGAGTGTGATCATAAAAATAAAAACAATTATACTTCGTTTTTTAGTGAACGCCTTTTGTAGATAATCATGGTCAATTATCGCAACTTTTTCAAATTCAAAACTGAACAAAACCATTTTTATGAAAAAGCCCATACTTTTCGTTTTATGCTGCATTTTTATTGGCCAGCAGGCTGTATTGGGCCAATTCTATATGTTTGAAAAACTCAGTCCTAAAGAGGTTGAGACTATAAAAGAACGAAAGTTAATTGTGCTTTTAGCAGAGCCTACTCCTGCTGATATCTCTTACTACCGCTACAGGCGGCAGAAGGATGAAATTGTTAAATTGGAAAAACTATGCGATGCATTCAATGAGGCAGTGAAGCAAGCAATAGCCGCTCGCTGGACCATGCACAAAGATGTAAAATTCACGAACCTTGAAGGGTACAAAAAGAACTATGCAAAAGAAGGTAAGCAATATGTGGTGATGCATTTTAGTAACCTTGATTATTCCATGTCCACGAGTTTTCGTATAAAGCTAGATACCAGTGGCAAAAAAGGTTACGAAACCTTGTTGTGCAATAATTTTGTAGCTTTTTCGAAGGGTGAAAAGTCCTTAAAGAGTACTATACACTATTTGATGTTACCTGAAGTAATCCCAGGAGAATTATCTGCTCACTTCATTATGGGTGTGAACGAATTTTTATTCCGTAAGGTTCTGGAAAAAGATGAAAAATTGACACGTTCGGAGATGTCTGAGGCGATTTTGAAAGGCAAGGCCAAACTTTCCAACAAAACCCTGTTGATTTGCAAAGATTGGGTTCTTTCC includes these proteins:
- the ruvC gene encoding crossover junction endodeoxyribonuclease RuvC, encoding MAEKIENYRILGVDPGTNILGYAILEVNGAELKPVDIGVVYLQKLEDHPQKLKRIFERITSIISQYGPRYLAIEAPFFGKNPQSMLKLGRAQGVAMAAAITKGLEITEYSPKKIKQSVTGNGNAAKEQVAAMLQNTLKVSLDGQYLDATDALAAAVCHYYQSRSPLGGTGKKYNDWSAFLKNNPERKG
- a CDS encoding serine hydrolase, with the protein product MQKPILLAFSLCLALLSGLTAQKNPLRLILEKQGPALDTILNNVDRYQVQIIYTQIDRDANNFPTFRSYTYNLDTNLYYYPASAVKMPAAFLALEKLNQIKVEGLSKYSPMHTGAGRPPQTSVTVDTTAENDQPSIAQYIKKIFLVSDNDAFNRLYEFLGQEYLNKQLWNKGYKRTRIIHRLSVPGFDVESNRYTNPISFFDSLRKPIFQQGQVNSMAYPRLNLRKQLQGKGYIEGDSTMINQPFDFLNRNYVGLEELHDMLKAVLFPEAVRPEQRFDLTESDYKFLYRWMSAYPRESTHPSYPEHAEEDNYVKFLLFGDKKAPMTIPNNIRIFNKVGLAYGFLTDAAYIVDFEHGVEFMLAATIRVNNDEVFNDGKYEYDEIGLPFLGKVGQAIYVNELQRPKLVRPVLAKFKVEEGE
- a CDS encoding aminotransferase class I/II-fold pyridoxal phosphate-dependent enzyme, translating into MHQLNHLPGRTVQIDNEPWLYFSGTGYLGAAWNEGLQNLVRAGMQQYGLHFGGSRLSNIQLNIFAGAEDFLADYAGAEKALLLSSGTLAGQLLMRVLSQYGQVLAAPGAHPAIWANAAPEVNTWESWVERVQTIAQTPGPALVIAANSLDPLRVRRFDFAWLSTLSLQRELIVVIDDSHGFGLTGAEGSGIYRSLALPPGAQLLVISSLGKALGIPAGVILGPKLWLERLWVSPYFGGASPPAPAYLLALVQGQSFYAESRQKLQSNIQQFVQNLPELVDFHFFPEYPVFYTPNSGLAAFLSQRKILISSFPYPTPQDALVTRIVLSSLHTDGDISSLLESLDNYCQSEKS
- a CDS encoding TonB-dependent receptor encodes the protein MRKLLLVLLTLPALHLFAQNTLNIKVRDAATQKPLSGASILVQGYNIGGETDSAGLLILREVPDGEHTLQCRYLGYRSIQRNVTLPLTADAQVVFSLSEQEEELEEVLIRSTRSSRSIADIPTRVEAITGEELEEKSNMKPGDVRMLLNESTGIQTQQTSASSANASIRIQGLDGRYTQLLRDGLPMYAGLSSGLSLLQILPLDLKQVEVIKGSASTLYGGGAIAGLVNFITRQPEAEPQLRLLANTTSAGGLDLSAFYSKMLDDDVGFTLLASRNSGSAYDPANIGLTAIPRFNRLSINPRFWFYFEENTTIQVGFNYSKENRLGGDVDYVRGNSRFGYFERNISARFASQVQIDHTPNKRLHFSLRNTINRFSRILNQRQFRFEGAQLASFSELHGRFRPKSNQELIGGLNYQSDHFEEGTRQTLSNPRTPRILNIRNFGTFVQYTWSPNEQYTLETGLRTDLVQGYGAAVLPRIAALYKLTDAISARINIGLGYKTPTLFTEQSESLAFQGITLPSADSLNLERSFGINFDLNYRGSFKLPGLSKEISFSWNQLFFYTQLNNPLVLQARTSGTTYTFANLDGDYVTRGLETNLKFSYRKPWKLFLGYTFTDARSRSTGESVQLPLTPKHRLNSVLMYELEERWRLGLEAYYFSPQGLGDASRSPAYWICGLMGEKMWENWSIFLNFENFLDTRQTRFGAIYTGFINNPQFKEIYAPMDGFVVNAGVKISIL
- a CDS encoding PQQ-dependent sugar dehydrogenase, coding for MKNRLVLLALSLTCYTSFAQTDRQQIETTIQLYFDGWATGDTAKLSKAMHHSCQLKNYNYRSGQFILMPKLDYVSRFRPRERDKSLSTNIVYVDITDNLIAGAKVEIHTATDKFTDYFNLMKTTEGWLIFDKISTRTPHRIRTAAPEKEVVLSGLNRPWSMAFLSEEEVLISEKEGDLVKVNLRTKVKTPIKGYPSDIVTTLGGFGDNAGKFEVLLDPQFAQNKYLYLSYTAETTAGKTTKVVRATLENDVLTNLKTLLLAAPYTNECCHYGGGMTFGPDGKLYISIGERLFTEKDEPALPIAQNVQDKRGKIYRINSDGSIPNDNPDFGVGATPGLYAIGIRATQGLTHDPISHKIWFSEHGTHQGDEINVLKAGANYGWPIKTTGKYRFEGYTPPKLKDSTYTAPLWFWQHTVAPTGLTFYSGDEFPTWKGNLFVTGLSKGSLWRFTVENETVKNVEELFLDSRVRARKVLQSPMGKLYILTDETNGQLIRIVNRH
- a CDS encoding helix-turn-helix domain-containing protein codes for the protein MELSKSIFFFFSALGAFNGLLLSSYFFFFAKRRTVSHYFLGALLLALSLRVGKSVLFYFDHDLPKIYLQIGLSACFFIGPTLYFFLKSGLNSIKSLPCDWGIHLLVLFSLIALGGIILPYQQYPWVWNRVYVPIIYTEWAIYLVASGILMKDVLKKVFFQRAEAIPYDLWMASIYLINVLIFAAFLWAFWGGLPYISAAITFSFALYVSIFILLNRKKNDDLFPSTSRINSKKLSDEEAILWQNKLEQLMKEKQVFRNPNLKLQDLAQELRLSPHQLSQFLNESLGKNFTQFINEYRIVEACKLLKTDTLLSIEGIGDEVGFNSKSTFFSTFKKIKGLTPAKYRQHIVKI